A genomic segment from Clostridium pasteurianum BC1 encodes:
- a CDS encoding nitrogenase component 1 yields MKKLNLDNSLVQTREERLGTIIAWKTGKASEILRDSEYTCGGCKDNGGKRLCEARGPFSQGSKCSEEMVSCQHSNVRDAVFIQHSPVGCGAGQVLSNSLYRNGLAIRGLPVENVKIISTNMDESDVVFGGLKKLEQSIRDAFNRHNPKVIFVGTSCAAGIIGEDIESVTNKLQEEFKIPVIPTYCEGFRSKHWTTGFDAAYHGIIRQVARKNPKRQEDLVNVIDLWGEDIFTPMLGELGLRVNYVVDLASVEDLEQMSEAAASVSFCYTLSSYMSAALEKQFGVIDVKAPQPYGILATDAWIRELGRVTHREEKAEAYIEKEHKRIEKRLQELRKLLKGKVGYVATGSSYAHGIIAVLRDLRVEIDGSLTFHHEPIFDGEDADKKDSLKFLVENYGDVSQFSVSNGQQYQFYGLLKNINPDFIIIRHNGLAPLASRMGIPAAPLGDGHHAVGYQGIINLGETILEILARKKFHKDLSENVELPYTDWWLSQKDPYVLSK; encoded by the coding sequence ATGAAGAAACTGAATCTGGATAATTCCTTGGTGCAGACTCGTGAAGAGAGGCTTGGAACCATCATTGCATGGAAAACCGGAAAGGCATCAGAAATTTTAAGGGATTCTGAATACACCTGCGGAGGCTGCAAGGATAATGGAGGTAAGAGGCTCTGTGAGGCCAGAGGACCTTTTAGTCAGGGATCCAAGTGCAGTGAAGAGATGGTATCATGTCAGCATAGTAATGTAAGAGATGCGGTTTTTATTCAGCATTCTCCTGTAGGATGTGGTGCAGGTCAGGTATTATCCAATTCCTTATATCGTAATGGTCTTGCTATAAGAGGATTGCCGGTAGAAAATGTTAAAATAATTAGTACAAATATGGATGAAAGTGATGTAGTTTTTGGAGGACTAAAAAAGTTAGAACAGTCTATAAGAGATGCTTTTAATAGACACAATCCTAAAGTGATTTTTGTTGGCACCTCCTGTGCTGCAGGAATTATTGGAGAGGACATAGAAAGTGTAACAAATAAATTACAAGAGGAATTTAAAATACCTGTTATTCCTACCTATTGTGAAGGCTTCAGATCAAAACACTGGACTACAGGCTTTGATGCAGCCTACCATGGAATTATAAGGCAGGTAGCCCGTAAAAATCCTAAGAGACAGGAGGATTTAGTTAATGTAATTGATCTTTGGGGTGAAGATATATTTACACCTATGCTTGGGGAACTGGGTCTTAGGGTTAATTATGTGGTGGATCTAGCTAGTGTAGAGGATTTGGAGCAAATGTCAGAAGCCGCTGCCAGTGTTTCCTTTTGTTACACACTATCTTCCTATATGTCCGCTGCTTTAGAAAAACAATTTGGGGTTATAGATGTTAAAGCTCCTCAGCCCTATGGAATTCTTGCCACAGATGCATGGATAAGAGAACTGGGAAGGGTTACTCATAGAGAGGAAAAAGCGGAAGCCTATATAGAGAAAGAACATAAGAGGATAGAAAAAAGATTACAGGAACTTAGAAAACTCCTTAAGGGTAAAGTAGGATATGTAGCCACAGGATCTTCTTATGCCCATGGGATTATTGCAGTGCTTAGAGATCTTCGAGTGGAGATAGATGGATCCCTTACCTTTCACCATGAACCAATATTTGATGGTGAAGATGCTGATAAAAAGGATTCTCTAAAATTTTTAGTGGAAAACTATGGAGATGTCTCACAGTTTAGTGTAAGTAATGGTCAACAATATCAATTTTATGGACTGCTTAAAAATATAAATCCTGATTTTATCATCATAAGACATAATGGACTTGCTCCACTAGCTTCGCGAATGGGCATTCCAGCAGCACCTCTTGGAGATGGCCATCATGCTGTAGGCTATCAGGGAATTATAAATTTAGGAGAAACTATTCTTGAGATACTGGCACGTAAGAAATTTCATAAGGATCTATCTGAAAATGTAGAATTGCCCTATACAGATTGGTGGCTCAGTCAGAAAGATCCCTATGTGCTTTCAAAGTAA
- a CDS encoding nitrogenase component 1: MSISGTKDTDKDFGECEKLKKTNSIEQVRYGCALGAIHSAFAIPRVIPITHCGPGCAQKQVTSISFNNGFQGGGYGGGAVIPSTNINEKEVVFGGENRLRELIEATFKILKADLFVVMTGCIPDTVGDDVRAVVGEFQKKGLPIVYAETGGFKGNNFTGHELVTRAIIDQYVGDYDGPKEKGVVNVWSLLPYHNTFWKGDLTEIKRILEGVGLKVNILFGNKSDGVSEWKNIKKAQFNLVLSPWLGLQTAEHLKEKYGQPYLHIPVIPIGAKETSSFLRKVVDFAGIDKERAERFIEQERKEYYNYLEGFSDFYAEYFWGLPAKFAVIGDSAYNLAITKFLVNQLGVIPARQIITDNPPEKYRKLIVEEYRNIAEDVSTEVEFEEDSYIIHEKIRKTDFGNKPPIIFGTTWERDLAKELKGHIVEIGFPASYEVVISKSYVGYRGALTLLEKIYTTTVSASA; encoded by the coding sequence ATGTCTATTTCAGGAACAAAAGATACAGATAAAGATTTTGGAGAATGTGAAAAATTAAAGAAGACAAATTCTATTGAACAGGTTAGGTATGGTTGTGCCTTGGGAGCTATACACAGTGCTTTCGCCATTCCAAGAGTAATACCAATTACTCATTGCGGTCCGGGCTGTGCGCAGAAGCAGGTTACTAGCATATCCTTTAACAACGGTTTCCAAGGAGGTGGCTATGGAGGCGGTGCTGTTATTCCAAGTACTAACATAAATGAAAAAGAAGTGGTATTTGGGGGAGAAAACAGATTAAGAGAATTAATTGAAGCTACCTTTAAAATCTTAAAGGCAGATTTATTTGTGGTGATGACAGGATGTATCCCAGACACAGTGGGGGATGATGTAAGAGCTGTGGTAGGTGAATTTCAAAAAAAAGGACTTCCTATTGTATATGCAGAGACGGGAGGTTTTAAAGGTAATAATTTCACTGGTCATGAACTTGTTACCAGGGCCATTATTGATCAGTATGTAGGTGACTATGATGGACCTAAAGAAAAGGGTGTTGTAAATGTATGGTCACTGCTTCCTTATCATAATACTTTTTGGAAGGGTGATCTTACAGAAATAAAGAGAATTTTAGAGGGTGTAGGATTAAAGGTCAATATTTTGTTCGGAAATAAAAGTGATGGTGTCTCAGAGTGGAAAAATATAAAAAAAGCACAGTTTAATCTGGTTTTATCTCCTTGGCTGGGGCTTCAGACTGCAGAACACTTAAAAGAAAAGTATGGGCAGCCCTATCTGCATATTCCTGTAATCCCCATAGGAGCTAAGGAAACCAGCAGTTTCCTTAGAAAAGTAGTGGATTTTGCAGGGATTGATAAAGAGAGAGCAGAAAGGTTTATTGAACAGGAGAGAAAGGAATATTATAACTATCTAGAAGGATTTTCTGATTTTTATGCAGAGTATTTTTGGGGACTTCCAGCAAAATTTGCAGTTATAGGGGATAGCGCTTATAACTTGGCAATAACAAAATTTTTAGTCAATCAGCTGGGGGTAATACCTGCAAGACAGATCATTACAGATAATCCGCCTGAAAAATACAGAAAGCTCATTGTGGAAGAATATAGAAATATAGCAGAAGATGTGTCTACAGAGGTGGAGTTTGAAGAGGACAGCTATATTATTCATGAAAAAATAAGAAAAACAGATTTTGGAAATAAGCCGCCTATTATTTTTGGTACTACCTGGGAGAGAGACTTGGCAAAGGAGCTAAAAGGACATATAGTGGAAATAGGTTTTCCAGCTTCTTATGAGGTGGTTATATCAAAGTCCTATGTAGGCTATAGAGGAGCACTTACTCTTCTTGAAAAAATTTATACCACTACAGTAAGTGCCAGTGCTTAG